From one Suricata suricatta isolate VVHF042 chromosome 8, meerkat_22Aug2017_6uvM2_HiC, whole genome shotgun sequence genomic stretch:
- the ZSCAN32 gene encoding LOW QUALITY PROTEIN: zinc finger and SCAN domain-containing protein 32 (The sequence of the model RefSeq protein was modified relative to this genomic sequence to represent the inferred CDS: inserted 2 bases in 2 codons): KRHQKWEDSEQAEVKKALSRKTRDHLWNPESRRDGKGEPMPRGRCXRPPAGPDGTTPSQDTENRQMLHAGEKACAHLPSGETCSQRTXLCHRPGPELEKASKCQECGKSFSPGSYLVRHQRAHTGEKPHKCGECGKGFRERSNLTAQLRTRRGAGPCRCGQCGKSFSQSCSLSVPQRTHTGEEPYRCPVCGQRLNSSSQFSAPQRAHTGQSPCPRAQRGKGFDHGSHFSAHQKTHPGGKSYDCSS; this comes from the exons AAACGACATCAAAAGTGGGAGGATTCAGAGCAGGCAGAAGTGAAGAAGGCCCTGTCGAGAAAGACTAGGGACCATCTTTGGAACCCTGAGTCCAGGAGAGACGGGAAGGGAGAGCCCATGCCGAGAGGGCGAT AACGTCCACCAGCCGGGCCCGACGGGACAACCCCGTCCCAGGACACGGAGAATCGGCAGATGCTCCACGCCGGAGAAAAGGCCTGTGCGCATCTCCCGAGTGGGGAAACCTGCTCTCAGCGAA CTCTTTGTCACCGGCCAGGCCCCGAGCTGGAAAAAGCTTCTAAGTGTCAGGAATGTGGGAAAAGCTTTAGCCCAGGTTCTTACCTTGTTCGGCACCAGAGAGCCCACACAGGAGAAAAGCCTCACAAGTGCGGCGAGTGTGGGAAAGGCTTCAGGGAGCGCTCCAACCTCACTGCGCAGCTAAGGACACGCAGGGGGGCGGGGCCCTGCCGCTGCGGGCAGTGTGGGAAAAGCTTCAGCCAGAGCTGCAGCCTCAGCGTCCCCCAGAGGACCCACACCGGGGAGGAGCCTTACCGGTGCCCCGTCTGTGGGCAGAGACTCAACAGCAGCTCCCAGTTCAGCGCTCCCCAGCGAGCCCACACCGGGCAGAGCCCCTGCCCGCGAGCGCAGCGTGGGAAAGGCTTCGACCACGGCTCCCACTTCAGTGCCCACCAGAAAACGCACCCTGGGGGGAAGTCTTACGACTGCTCTTCCTGA
- the LOC115299986 gene encoding olfactory receptor 2C1, translating to MAEANSSVLEGFILMGISDHPQLEIVFFIVILFSYLLTLIGNSTIILLSCLDARLHTPMYFFLSNLSSLDLAFTTSSVPQMLMNLWGPEKTISYAGCVIQLYVFLWLGATEAFLLVVMAFDRFVAVCRPLHYTTIMSPRLCWLLAAVAWLGGLSNSVIQSTFTLQLPLCGHRRVDNFLCEVPAMIKLACGDTSLNEAVLNGVCTFFTAVPLSLILVSYCYIAQAVLKIRSAEGQRKAFNTCLSHLVVVLLFYGSAIYGYLLPAKTSNQDQGKFISLFYSVVTPMSYQDKRALWEAPRHAMLPLHPGSSSSATTLFSV from the exons ATGGCAGAGGCCAACAGCAGCGTTTTGGAAGGCTTCATCCTGATGGGTATATCTGACCATCCCCAGCTGGAGATAGTCTTTTTCATAGTCATTCTCTTCTCTTACTTGCTGACCCTCATTGGGAATTCAACCATTATCCTGCTTTCCTGCCTGGATGCCCGGCTCCACAcgcccatgtatttcttcctcagcAACCTCTCCTCCCTGGACCTTGCTTTTACTACTAGCTCAGTCCCCCAAATGCTGATGAACCTATGGGGACCAGAGAAGACTATTAGCTATGCTGGCTGTGTGATCCAGCTCTATGTTTTCCTCTGGCTAGGGGCCACTGAGGCATTCCTGCTGGTGGTGATGGCGTTTGACCGCTTTGTGGCAGTCTGCCGGCCCCTGCACTACACCACCATCATGAGCCCTCGGctctgctggctgctggctgccGTTGCGTGGTTGGGCGGCTTGAGCAACTCTGTGATCCAGTCCACGTTCACTCTGCAGCTCCCGTTATGTGGGCACCGGAGAGTGGACAACTTCCTGTGTGAGGTGCCTGCCATGATCAAACTGGCCTGCGGAGACACAAGTCTCAATGAGGCGGTGCTCAACGGTGTCTGCACCTTCTTCACTGCTGTCCCACTCAGCCTCATCCTGGTCTCCTACTGCTACATAGCTCAGGCGGTGCTGAAGATCCGCTCagctgagggacagagaaaggccTTTAACACCTGCCTTTCCCATCTGGTGGTGGTGCTCCTGTTCTATGGGTCTGCCATCTATGGGTATCTCCTTCCAGCCAAGACCAGCAACCAAGACCAGGGCAAATTCATTTCCCTCTTCTACTCTGTGGTCACGCCAATG TCCTACCAGGACAAGCGGGCACTGTGGGAAGCTCCTCGCCATGCCATGCTGCCCCTCCATCCCGGCAGCAGCAGCTCGGCGACAACTCTGTTTAGTGTATAA
- the ZNF174 gene encoding zinc finger protein 174: MAAKMEITLSSQSHIQASSKPERHIITKLEEKRGLALQKDRPDPELSRQSFRRFCYQEASGPQEALSRLQLLCCQWLQPELHTKEQILELLVLEQFLNILPPEIQARVRHRCPLSCKEIVTLVEDFQRAAKRPKQWVAVCMQGQKVLLEKTGSQLGEQELPGFQLQTPRRYARESALEAPSQAGPPDQLGSRHWGKSPLLQEPSPRVAGTEAPRMKSENKENPQPEGAKGGKPCVLSPGRPKGNGLQSPEPRGTNMNEPRLSRRQISPPNAQKPFAHCQRRCRELEYISGPLKSHPLTELKKSKGSRGSLSRRSQRLGHQPSRSAKKPYKCDDCGKSFTWNSELKRHKRVHTGERPYTCGECGNCFGRQSTLKLHQRIHTGEKPYQCGQCGKSFRQSSNLHQHHRLHHGD, from the exons ATGGCGGCTAAGATGGAGATAACTTTGAGCTCGCAGTCCCACATTCAGGCCTCCTCCAAGCCAGAGAGACACATAATAACAAAGCTGGAAGAGAAACGGGGACTCGCTCTGCAAAAGGACCGCCCAGATCCCGAGCTCTCCCGCCAGAGCTTCCGAAGGTTTTGTTATCAAGAGGCGTCTGGACCCCAAGAGGCACTCTCCCGGCTCCAGCTGCTCTGCTGCCAGTGGCTGCAGCCCGAGCTGCACACCAAGGAGCAAATATTGGAGCTCCTGGTGCTGGAGCAGTTCCTGAACATCCTGCCCCCGGAGATCCAGGCTCGGGTCAGGCATCGATGTCCATTGAGCTGCAAGGAGATTGTGACCCTGGTGGAAGATTTTCAAAGAGCAGCCAAGAGACCAAAGCAGTGG GTGGCCGTGTGTATGCAGGGGCAGAAGGTGCTCTTGGAGAAGACTGGATCTCAGCTTGGGGAACAGGAACTGCCTGGCTTTCAGCTGCAGACTCCTCGGAGGTATGCCCGGGAGAGTGCTCTGGAGGCGCCTTCCCAGGCGGGGCCTCCGGACCAGCTGGGCTCTCGTCACTGGGGAAAATCCCCGCTCCTCCAGGAACCAAGCCCCAGAGTGGCTGGGACAG aaGCCCCCAGAATGAAAAGTGAGAACAAGGAAAATCCGCAGCCAGAGGGGGCTAAAGGAGGGAAGCCATGTGTCCTGTCCCCCGGCAGACCCAAAGGTAATGGTCTGCAGAGTCCTGAGCCGAGAGGGACGAATATGAATGAACCCCGGTTGTCACGGAGGCAGATCAGCCCCCCAAATGCTCAGAAGCCGTTCGCGCACTGCCAGAGACGTTGCAGGGAACTGGAATACATCAGCGGCCCCCTGAAAAGCCACCCACTGACAGAGCTGAAGAAGAGCAAAGGGAGCAGAGGGAGCCTGAGCCGTCGTTCCCAGCGTCTTGGTCACCAGCCAAGCCGCTCGGCAAAGAAGCCTTACAAGTGTGATGACTGTGGGAAAAGCTTCACGTGGAACTCGGAGCTGAAGAGGCACAAGCGAGTGCACACAGGGGAGAGGCCCTACACGTGCGGAGAGTGTGGGAACTGCTTTGGGCGCCAGTCAACCCTGAAACTGCACCAGAGGATCCACACCGGGGAGAAGCCCTACCAGTGCGGCCAGTGTGGGAAAAGCTTTCGCCAGAGCTCAAACCTCCACCAGCACCACCGACTCCACCACGGGGACTGA